The Phycisphaerae bacterium DNA segment GGAGGAAGCCAAGCGCATGAATCTGCCTCTGCCCGGCCTGGCACTCGCTCATCAGCTCTACGTGGCGGTGCAAGCCCTCGGCCACGGCCGCAAGGGCACCCAAGCCCTGATGCTGGCTCTCGAGCACATCGCCGGAATGCCGGATCGCGAATGAGCGCGAGGTAGGGCACGGTCGAAGTCGCCTCGGGCGACTGAGACCTGCCGTCTTTGAACGTTCCCGAAGGCTACTGTACGAAGGGGTTGATGATCTCCAATTCCGGCACTCTTTGGGCAGGTATGTTTCCAGAGTACAAGAAGGACGTTTGTGTCAAGAGCGATCATGCAGTTCGTCACGAGTTGGCGGCTCGCCGCCGGAGTTGAAGCCCATTCGAGCGATGCCGCTGCGCAGACGTTCGATCGCCTCGGCACGTGATGACGATGACTTGCCGTTCATGGGCTGGACAGTCAGCCATACCCGCTGGTGCTCCTGCAGGGGCAACGGTTCAAGGGGCTTGAGTACCCCGTTCACGTATATGGTTTGAGTAACGTTCTTCACAACGGCACCGTGGTTGCGTCGGTGGTCCTTCTATCGGGCCACACTCCATCATACTTGCGGGTCCCCGTGATCGGCAACTTGCGGTGTCACTTCACCGGCCGGCTGAAGCCTCACCTGCGGCGGGGGCCGTGGCCGGCTGGGTCGTGCCCGCGCGGTGCCACTCGGAGTGCTTCAGTTCCCAGTCCTTCAGGTCGCCGATTGGCAGGGTGATCTCCGAGACCTCGCCGGCGTTGAACTGCAGGCCTGTCGCGGCTTCACAACGGCAGCGTCTAGCATTGTCGGATTGCGCTGGAGCCCCTCGGTTGTTCCGGATGCGCTACAAAGCGGCCGGCTCTCGAGGCGGGCCGCTTAGAATGGCTTACTCAGGCAGAAGCACGCGGGGTTCATTTAGCTTCGCCTGATCGCTTCGGCGTCGATACGACGTTGGTCGACTTGCGCGTAGCGGTTACGGACGACGGGAATCAACGGTCCCATCACGGCAACCAAAATAACCCCGCAAAGAACCATCGGATACCAGATGCCGTACGGCTGCCCGGACGCCAGGGCGATCAGGCCGATGATCAGTTGGACCGCGCCTGCCACGACGAAGAAGGCCATGGACCCAAGGACGAATCGTCGTCCCTTGCCTCGCGGGGCCAGGATTCCGCCTATCGCCCCGAGAACGCCGCACAGTGTTCCCCCCACGCCCCCGCCGATGATGCCATACATCGTGCCGAACGTGTTAGCATCAAACCACGGTTCGCTCATTGTTGTGCTCCTTAGTTGCCTGGATTGCACGTCTGTGCAAATCGAGTATGGACCTTGCTGCTGACGTGGTTACTTCCCCCCGTTCAACGAGATCCGCCAGCGTTTCGGCCATGACGTCCGCCGCCTTGCCTGCCAGCACTTGCCTGACGCGGGCAATCAACCGGTCCAGCCGCCCCCTGATTGTCGGATAACTGACGCCGTAGGCGGCCGCCACGTCCTTCAAAGAACCGGAGGCCAGAACCAACTGAAGGACAAAGTCGAGGTCGCTACTATCTAATCTCGTCAGGGGATGTGGCTCGGTTTCATACGATCCCATGACTCTGCCTCAAGTTATTGGTCTTATCCTTGCTGGCATGGCCGTTGGCCACATGCATCAACTGTATGGTCGATTTTAATAAAAAGCAAATCGGTTTTCATAAAATTAAAGATCAGGATCTGGCTTCCGGTGGCAAAGACCGCCGCTATTGTGATTTACTGGACGTGTTCGCGGCCCTGTCACTATGGCATACCGGACGGGATTGCTGCCACGCTGGCACGGCGGCGAGGGGCTCAGATCTGACGATTCAGATTGTCGTAATTTCAAATTTTCAAAAGAGTTAAGCGTAACACTTCGTGCCGCATGCCTCTTGTGGCACCCTGTTTGCCCTGACTGCCAGCCAAGGGGAGAATCCCTGTCGACGTAGGTACGAACGCCCCGGCCGGGTTGGGCCGGGCAAGTGAACACCAAGGAGAACCAAGGACATGGCTGCGAAACAATTGGCATTTGATGACGAGGCCCGAGCAAGCTTGTTGGCCGGCGTGGAAAAGCTGTCACGGGCGGTCAAGAGCACGTTGGGGCCCCGCGGCCGGAATGCCGTGCTCGACAAAGGTTGGGGCTCGCCGACGGTCACCAAAGATGGCGTGACGGTTGCCGAGGAGATCGACCTGACCAACAAGTACGAAAACATGGGTGCCCAGTTGGTCAAGGAGGCGGCGAGCAAGACCAGTGACGCCGCCGGCGACGGCACCACCACCGCGACCGTACTGACCGAGGCCATTTATCGCGAAGGCTTGCGAAACATCGTGGCCGGGGCCGACCCTATGGCCCTCTGCCGAGGAATCGCCAAGGCCGTCGAGGCGGTTACCGAGGCCCTCAACAAACTGGCCAAGCCGGTCAAGGTCACGGCCCGCGAGGACCTGATCAACGTCGCCGCGATCTCAGCCAACAATGACCGCAGCATCGGAGAATTGCTCGCCCAGTGCTTCGAGAAAGTCGGCAAGGACGGCGTGATCACCGTCGAAGAAGGCAAGAGCGCGGAAACGAACTATGACCTCGTCGAAGGCATGCAGTTTGACCGTGGCTACCTTAGCCCGCACTTCATCACCGACCAGGACGCAATGGAAGCCGTTCTGGAAAAGCCCTACATCCTGATCCACGAGGAGAAGATCTCGAGCGTCACGAAGCTGGTTCCATTGCTCGAGAAGATCGCCAAGGCCAAGAAGCCGCTGCTGATTATCGCAGAGGACGTCGAGGGTGAAGCCTTGGCCACGCTGGTGGTTAACAAGATGCGAGGCATCGTGGAAGTCTGTGCGGTGAAGGCTCCCGGATACGGCGATCGCCGCAAGGCCATGCTCCAGGACATCGCCATTCTCACGGGCGGCAAATGCATCACCAAGGATCTGGGCATTGAACTTGATGCAGTGTCAATTGCCGACCTTGGTGTCGCCAAGAAGGTGCGGGTGGACAACGATAATACGACGATCATTGAGGGCGCCGGCAAGACGGCCGAGATTCAGGCCCGCTGCGCCCAGATTCGCCGCGAGATTGAGATCACCACGAGCGACTACGACCGCGAGAAACTGCAGGAGCGGTTGGCCAAGCTCTCCGGGGGCGTGGCTCAGATCAACGTCGGAGCGGCCACTGAAACGGAGATGAAGGAGAAGAAAGCTCGTATCGAGGATGCCCTCCACGCGGTTCGCGCGGCCATCGAGGAAGGTATCGTGCCGGGCGGCGGCGTGGCCTTGGTTCGTTGTATTGACGCTCTGGACAACGTGAAGTGCAACGGTGACGAGAAAACCGGCGTCGAGGTGGTGCGCAAAGCCCTGTCCGCCCCGCTCAAGCAGATCGCGGCCAACGCCGGCCAGGAGCCGGGCGTGGTACTCGCCAAGGTTCAGGCCAAGAGCGGCGCTTTCGGCTACAACGCTGAAACGAACGCCTACGGCGACCTGCTCAAGGACGGAGTCATGGACCCGACGAAGGTCGTCCGGGCGGCGCTCGTCAATGGCAGCAGTATCGCACGACTGCTGTTGAGCACCGACTGTATCGTCGCCGAGAAGCCCAAGAAGGATGAGGAAAAAGGCGGCCCCGGCGGCATGGGCGGCGGAATGGACGACATGGAGGGCATGGGGGACATGATGTGATCGTGCGGACGACGCGGTCGCCCTTTTGCAGCGAGTGGTGTTACGGTTTTCGGCAACAAACGGGTCCTCATATACGGAGCCTGAAGACGAACGGAGATAGACGCGATGGCGAAGCTGAACATCAAGCCTTTGGATGATCGGATCGTGGTCGAGCAGTGTGAGGCCGAGGACAAGACGGCCGGCGGCATTGTCCTGCCGGACACGGCCAAGGAAAAGCCCCAGCGCGGCAAGGTGCTGGCAACGGGGCCGGGCAAGCTGCTCAAGGACGGCGGACGCGGCAAGATGAGCGTAAACGTCGGCGACGAGGTCTTCTACGGCAAGTACGCCGGGTCCGACGTGGAAATCAACGGGAAGAAATACGTGATTCTCAAGGAGAGCGACGTTCTGGCAATCCTGGAGTAGCCGCCCTTGTAACCGGCGGAAGCGGCCGCATCGAACGACGGCGCGGCCCGAAACAAGAGAGCAGGAATCGCGAAAAGCGAGGAGCAGATAGAGATGCCCAAGCAATTGATGTTTGAAGATGCGGCGAGACAGCAACTCTGGCAGGGGTTGTCAAAGCTGTCGTCGGCGGTCAAGGTGACGCTGGGGCCGACCGGCCGAAACGTGGTGTTGCAGAAATCGTTCGGGTCTCCGCGAGTCACCAAGGACGGCGTGACGGTCAGCAAGGAGATCGAATTGCCTGATCCCTTCGAAAACATGGGCGCCAAGATGGCCAACGAGGTGGCCAAAAAGACCAGCGACGTCAGCGGCGACGGCACCACCACCGCTACGATCCTGGCCGAGGCCATCTATCGCGAGGGCCTCAAGAGCGTCACTGCCGGCGAGAATCCGATGGCCCTCAAGCGGGGTATCGACGCCGCCGTGAAAGTGGCCGTCGAGAGCATCAAGCAGCAGGCGGTCAAGGTCAAAGGCGACGACATAGCCAAGGTCGGCACCATCAGTGCCAACGGCGACGCCGAGGTCGGCAAACTGCTCGCCGAAGCCCTCGAACAGGTCGGCACTGAAGGCATCATCCAGATCGAAGAGGGCAAGAGCCTGGCGACCGAGAAGGAAATCGTCGAAGGCATGCAGTTCGATAAAGGTTACATCTCGCCTTACTTCATGACGAACGCCGGCACGCTCGAGTGCGTGCTTGAAGACGCCTACATCCTTATCCACGAGAAAAAGATTTCGAACCTTCGGGACCTCATCCCGCTGCTCGAGAAGCTCGTCAGCACGGCAAAGCCGCTGCTGATCATTGCCGAGGACGTCGAGGGCGAGGCCCTGGCCACCCTGGTGGTTAACAAGCTTCGCGGGGTGTTGAACGTCTGCGCCGTGAAGGCCCCTGGCTTCGGCGACCGTCGCAAGGCTCTGCTTGGCGATATCGCGGTTCTGACCGGCGGCCAGTTGATCAGCGAGGATCTGGGCATCAAGATCGAGAACATCGAGATGTCTCAGCTCGGGCGGGCCAAGAAAATTGTCGTCGACAAGGATTCGTGCACCATTATCGAGGGTGCCGGGAAGAAAGCGGACGTCAAGAGCCGATGCGATCAGCTTCGCCAGATGATCGAAACCACCACCAGTGATTACGATCGCGAGAAGCTGCAAGAGCGCCTGGCCAAGCTCACCGGGGGCGTGGCCATCATCCGCGTCGGCGGGGCCACGGAGACCGAGGTCAAGGAGCGCAAGGATCTGGTCGAGGATGCGTTCCACGCCACACGGGCGGCCGTCCAGGAGGGCGTCGTCGCCGGC contains these protein-coding regions:
- the groL gene encoding chaperonin GroEL (60 kDa chaperone family; promotes refolding of misfolded polypeptides especially under stressful conditions; forms two stacked rings of heptamers to form a barrel-shaped 14mer; ends can be capped by GroES; misfolded proteins enter the barrel where they are refolded when GroES binds), yielding MAAKQLAFDDEARASLLAGVEKLSRAVKSTLGPRGRNAVLDKGWGSPTVTKDGVTVAEEIDLTNKYENMGAQLVKEAASKTSDAAGDGTTTATVLTEAIYREGLRNIVAGADPMALCRGIAKAVEAVTEALNKLAKPVKVTAREDLINVAAISANNDRSIGELLAQCFEKVGKDGVITVEEGKSAETNYDLVEGMQFDRGYLSPHFITDQDAMEAVLEKPYILIHEEKISSVTKLVPLLEKIAKAKKPLLIIAEDVEGEALATLVVNKMRGIVEVCAVKAPGYGDRRKAMLQDIAILTGGKCITKDLGIELDAVSIADLGVAKKVRVDNDNTTIIEGAGKTAEIQARCAQIRREIEITTSDYDREKLQERLAKLSGGVAQINVGAATETEMKEKKARIEDALHAVRAAIEEGIVPGGGVALVRCIDALDNVKCNGDEKTGVEVVRKALSAPLKQIAANAGQEPGVVLAKVQAKSGAFGYNAETNAYGDLLKDGVMDPTKVVRAALVNGSSIARLLLSTDCIVAEKPKKDEEKGGPGGMGGGMDDMEGMGDMM
- the groL gene encoding chaperonin GroEL (60 kDa chaperone family; promotes refolding of misfolded polypeptides especially under stressful conditions; forms two stacked rings of heptamers to form a barrel-shaped 14mer; ends can be capped by GroES; misfolded proteins enter the barrel where they are refolded when GroES binds), whose product is MPKQLMFEDAARQQLWQGLSKLSSAVKVTLGPTGRNVVLQKSFGSPRVTKDGVTVSKEIELPDPFENMGAKMANEVAKKTSDVSGDGTTTATILAEAIYREGLKSVTAGENPMALKRGIDAAVKVAVESIKQQAVKVKGDDIAKVGTISANGDAEVGKLLAEALEQVGTEGIIQIEEGKSLATEKEIVEGMQFDKGYISPYFMTNAGTLECVLEDAYILIHEKKISNLRDLIPLLEKLVSTAKPLLIIAEDVEGEALATLVVNKLRGVLNVCAVKAPGFGDRRKALLGDIAVLTGGQLISEDLGIKIENIEMSQLGRAKKIVVDKDSCTIIEGAGKKADVKSRCDQLRQMIETTTSDYDREKLQERLAKLTGGVAIIRVGGATETEVKERKDLVEDAFHATRAAVQEGVVAGGGVAFVQAIDAVKKARDKADGPEKLGYDIVIRALQAPARQIAENCGKDGAVVVSEIMEKGTNIGFDGRTGEFVDMFKAGIIDPAKVARTALENAASVAGLMLTTEVLVTDLKDDQKEVVGAVR
- a CDS encoding DUF2089 family protein, with protein sequence MGSYETEPHPLTRLDSSDLDFVLQLVLASGSLKDVAAAYGVSYPTIRGRLDRLIARVRQVLAGKAADVMAETLADLVERGEVTTSAARSILDLHRRAIQATKEHNNERTVV
- a CDS encoding antitoxin family protein, giving the protein MKNVTQTIYVNGVLKPLEPLPLQEHQRVWLTVQPMNGKSSSSRAEAIERLRSGIARMGFNSGGEPPTRDELHDRS
- the groES gene encoding co-chaperone GroES, whose translation is MAKLNIKPLDDRIVVEQCEAEDKTAGGIVLPDTAKEKPQRGKVLATGPGKLLKDGGRGKMSVNVGDEVFYGKYAGSDVEINGKKYVILKESDVLAILE